One window of Saprospiraceae bacterium genomic DNA carries:
- a CDS encoding FKBP-type peptidyl-prolyl cis-trans isomerase, with protein MKKLFVLFLMIAVTSALLFNACKGGSAKKKSLNGFDVSMLKDEAGDLAKEGDYVYFRYYVKSKDSLIFASNMQTPVIKFKLPKIEKTDIKNAQPITDALHLMSKGDSIIVSQVLDDNMKKSIGIPGIEMLDFHVVLVDIKDEAGYNADMEADKKANEEKAMESKGKADEIAEKAKQILADYKAKKLDDKMVTLASGLKYYVHEAGTGPKAENGKRVSVNYYGMLMDGKHFDDSWSRGQEFVFGLGAGQVIKGWDEGVASLTEGTKATLFIPSALGYGAQGSPPVIPENADLMFYIEVGKVNQ; from the coding sequence ATGAAAAAATTATTTGTATTATTCTTAATGATTGCAGTCACTTCAGCATTGTTATTTAATGCCTGCAAGGGAGGTTCTGCAAAGAAAAAATCCTTAAATGGTTTTGATGTTTCCATGCTTAAAGATGAAGCAGGAGACTTAGCAAAAGAAGGTGATTATGTTTATTTCCGTTATTATGTAAAAAGCAAAGACTCTTTAATTTTTGCTTCCAACATGCAAACACCGGTTATAAAATTTAAATTACCTAAAATTGAAAAAACGGATATTAAAAATGCACAACCCATAACAGATGCATTGCATTTGATGTCAAAAGGTGACAGCATTATCGTATCCCAGGTATTGGACGATAACATGAAAAAATCAATTGGAATTCCTGGAATTGAAATGCTTGATTTTCATGTGGTTTTAGTTGACATTAAAGATGAAGCAGGATACAATGCCGATATGGAAGCTGACAAGAAAGCCAACGAAGAAAAAGCAATGGAATCCAAAGGCAAAGCAGATGAAATTGCAGAGAAAGCAAAACAAATTTTGGCTGATTATAAAGCTAAAAAATTAGATGATAAAATGGTAACGCTTGCGTCTGGCTTAAAATACTATGTACACGAAGCTGGTACCGGTCCAAAAGCTGAAAATGGCAAACGAGTAAGTGTAAATTATTATGGAATGCTTATGGACGGAAAACATTTTGATGATTCCTGGTCACGCGGACAAGAATTTGTTTTTGGATTAGGTGCAGGTCAGGTAATCAAAGGTTGGGATGAAGGTGTTGCAAGTTTAACAGAAGGAACCAAAGCTACTTTATTTATTCCATCTGCTTTGGGATATGGAGCACAAGGATCTCCTCCAGTAATTCCAGAAAATGCTGACCTGATGTTTTATATTGAGGTTGGTAAAGTCAATCAATAA
- a CDS encoding bifunctional oligoribonuclease/PAP phosphatase NrnA — MDQIHELKALLLTPKSCVVLSHRNPDGDALGSSLALSLFLQSLNHNVRVIYPSEYPLNFEWMPQTEEILIYDISQKDCEQAIKSAELIFCLDFNSLERIDRMAAFIMESNAPKIMMDHHMDPEPFADLVFSIETASSTSEIVYDIITELGYKSKISSLIIDCLYTGIMTDTGSFHHATSPKLFKILSELKAEGLNDTRIQELVNNSQPEKYLRLLGHCLHNRMELYPEQHFGLIYLTKEDYRNFDIRRGDTEGIINYLMMLKSVKIGALVMNQPSIVKLSLRSKGNISVQQICRQHFNGGGHKNASGGSSKLSLEETLKKLKEALSQTELKLTH, encoded by the coding sequence ATGGATCAAATTCATGAATTAAAAGCCCTGCTCCTCACACCAAAATCATGTGTGGTGTTGTCACATCGCAATCCAGATGGGGATGCCTTGGGTTCAAGTTTGGCCCTCAGTCTGTTCTTGCAATCCTTAAATCATAATGTTCGGGTTATTTATCCAAGTGAGTACCCCTTAAATTTTGAATGGATGCCACAAACTGAAGAGATACTAATCTACGATATCAGTCAAAAAGATTGTGAGCAAGCCATTAAAAGTGCTGAACTCATTTTTTGTCTTGACTTTAATTCTTTGGAACGAATCGATCGGATGGCTGCATTTATTATGGAAAGCAATGCACCAAAAATTATGATGGATCACCACATGGATCCAGAGCCTTTTGCGGATCTCGTATTTAGTATTGAAACGGCGAGTTCAACATCTGAAATTGTTTATGATATCATTACAGAACTTGGATATAAATCCAAAATTTCTTCTTTAATTATAGACTGTCTTTATACCGGAATCATGACAGATACCGGGTCTTTTCATCATGCTACCAGTCCGAAATTATTTAAAATCCTTTCTGAATTAAAAGCCGAAGGATTGAACGATACCAGAATTCAGGAACTTGTCAACAACAGTCAACCTGAAAAATACCTTCGTTTATTAGGCCATTGCCTTCATAATCGCATGGAGTTGTATCCGGAGCAACATTTTGGTTTAATATATCTTACAAAAGAAGATTATCGTAATTTTGATATTCGCAGAGGAGACACAGAAGGAATTATCAATTACTTAATGATGCTTAAATCTGTTAAAATCGGTGCACTTGTAATGAATCAACCAAGCATTGTGAAACTTTCACTCAGGTCTAAAGGAAACATTTCAGTACAACAAATTTGCAGGCAACATTTTAACGGAGGAGGTCATAAAAATGCTTCCGGAGGATCTTCAAAACTTAGTTTAGAAGAGACCTTGAAAAAATTGAAAGAAGCCCTTTCTCAAACAGAATTGAAATTAACTCATTAA
- the purE gene encoding 5-(carboxyamino)imidazole ribonucleotide mutase, which yields MKKALEVGIIMGSDSDLMIMKEAAKIFDQFGVSYEVRIVSAHRTPEHMMEYAKTALSRGLKLIIAGAGGAAHLPGMIASSTTLPVIGVPIKSSNSLDGWDSILSILQMPNGVPVATVALNAAQNAGLLACSILAISNPALRDNLAVYKENMIDMVLGKDQAVNERFR from the coding sequence ATGAAAAAAGCCTTGGAAGTAGGAATTATTATGGGATCAGACAGTGATCTGATGATTATGAAAGAAGCCGCTAAAATTTTTGACCAATTTGGGGTCAGTTATGAAGTGCGAATTGTTTCTGCACATAGAACACCTGAACACATGATGGAATATGCAAAAACAGCTTTAAGCAGGGGTTTAAAATTAATCATTGCGGGTGCAGGTGGTGCCGCACATCTCCCAGGTATGATTGCATCCTCAACGACCCTGCCGGTCATTGGAGTGCCTATAAAATCTAGTAATTCATTGGATGGATGGGATTCTATTTTATCAATTTTACAAATGCCCAATGGGGTTCCAGTAGCAACGGTTGCTTTAAACGCTGCCCAAAATGCAGGCCTTTTGGCTTGCAGTATTTTGGCCATTTCAAATCCAGCCTTAAGAGATAATCTTGCAGTTTACAAAGAAAATATGATCGATATGGTTCTGGGCAAAGACCAGGCTGTAAATGAACGGTTTCGCTAA
- a CDS encoding cytochrome c produces the protein MKHKFILLSCFLLFATVHCSKPKEQYYIPDKISKENKRNLIAYFDQGKMLFKNNCASCHGIYGQGKDSIPNFSQSQLDTYKAKLAMKDGQTHSFADSLSYDQIEQILKFLSYRKQ, from the coding sequence ATGAAACATAAATTTATTCTATTGTCATGTTTTCTGTTGTTTGCCACTGTTCATTGCAGCAAACCAAAAGAACAATATTATATTCCAGATAAAATTTCTAAGGAAAATAAGCGAAACTTAATTGCCTATTTTGATCAAGGAAAAATGTTATTCAAAAATAATTGTGCAAGCTGTCATGGCATATACGGTCAAGGTAAAGACAGCATCCCTAATTTTAGTCAATCCCAATTGGATACCTATAAAGCTAAACTTGCCATGAAGGACGGCCAAACACATTCATTTGCTGATAGCTTAAGCTACGATCAAATCGAACAAATCTTGAAGTTTCTTAGTTATAGGAAGCAATGA
- a CDS encoding dihydroorotase produces the protein MNKLIIKNAQLVNEGKIEAKDLLIHGERIERIDRDISLPEATVFDAKGQFLIPGCIDDQVHFREPGLTHKATIATESAAAVAGGITSFMEMPNTIPNALTKELLEDKYQIAKQHSFANYSFFMGVSNDNLEEVLRVNYNKVCGIKVFMGSSTGNMLVDNVRVLEDLFKNAPVLIATHCEDEAIIQANLKLAKEKYGDLIPVEEHPKIRSREACLNSSSFAIELAKKHNTRLHILHISTKEECLLFDSGIKLADKRITAEACVHHMYFNANHYSKLGNLIKCNPSIKEFEDSKAIAEALINSQIDVVATDHAPHTWEEKQGTYLQAPSGLPLAQHSLSIMLKLAERTYWDLPFIVEKMAHNPAICFQIKDRGYLREGYYADLVLLNPHEDFLVKKSDLLYKCAWSPFEGIELKGKILSTFVNGHQVYNGIKLNNTLASHRLEFNRTH, from the coding sequence ATGAATAAATTAATAATAAAAAACGCCCAACTGGTCAATGAAGGCAAAATTGAAGCAAAAGACCTTCTAATTCATGGCGAACGTATAGAACGAATTGACAGAGACATTTCACTTCCTGAGGCAACTGTTTTCGATGCCAAAGGTCAATTTTTAATACCGGGATGCATTGATGATCAGGTACATTTTAGAGAACCAGGCTTGACTCATAAAGCTACGATTGCCACGGAATCAGCTGCAGCAGTTGCTGGCGGAATTACAAGTTTTATGGAAATGCCTAATACCATTCCGAATGCCTTGACTAAAGAACTTTTGGAAGACAAATACCAAATTGCAAAGCAGCATTCTTTTGCCAACTATTCATTCTTTATGGGAGTATCGAACGATAATTTGGAGGAAGTTTTACGCGTAAATTATAATAAAGTATGTGGTATTAAAGTGTTTATGGGCTCATCTACGGGAAATATGCTTGTTGACAACGTGAGGGTTTTGGAAGATTTATTTAAAAATGCTCCCGTCTTAATTGCTACCCATTGTGAGGATGAGGCCATCATTCAGGCCAATTTAAAGTTGGCTAAAGAGAAATATGGTGATTTAATACCGGTTGAAGAACATCCTAAAATTCGATCCAGAGAAGCATGTTTAAACTCCAGTTCATTTGCCATTGAGCTTGCTAAGAAACACAATACTCGATTGCATATTTTACATATTTCTACAAAGGAAGAGTGCCTTTTATTTGATTCCGGAATAAAGCTCGCAGATAAAAGGATAACTGCAGAAGCCTGTGTGCATCATATGTATTTTAATGCTAACCATTATAGTAAATTGGGAAACCTTATAAAATGTAATCCTTCAATTAAAGAATTTGAAGATTCTAAGGCCATTGCAGAGGCATTAATAAATTCACAAATTGATGTAGTAGCTACTGATCATGCGCCTCATACTTGGGAAGAAAAACAAGGAACGTATCTTCAGGCTCCATCGGGATTACCCCTTGCCCAGCACAGTCTTTCCATTATGCTGAAATTGGCCGAACGAACGTATTGGGATTTACCATTTATTGTTGAGAAAATGGCCCACAATCCTGCGATTTGCTTTCAAATAAAAGATCGGGGGTATTTAAGAGAGGGATATTATGCTGATTTGGTGTTGCTAAATCCTCATGAGGACTTCCTGGTCAAAAAATCTGATTTGCTTTATAAATGTGCTTGGTCCCCGTTTGAAGGAATTGAGTTAAAGGGTAAAATTCTGTCAACTTTTGTTAATGGACATCAAGTCTACAATGGTATAAAATTAAACAACACACTGGCATCACATCGCCTGGAGTTTAATAGAACACATTAA
- the purK gene encoding 5-(carboxyamino)imidazole ribonucleotide synthase, with protein MDFIPSQFKIGILGAGQLGKMLAQEASKLDLNIHFLDKDKSFPAAKVCPNFTEGDFTNYADVLNFGRRMNVVSIEIEHVNTKALHQLQSEGIQVFPQAHLLDLIKDKGLQKLFYQEHQFPTAPFQLFQNKSALLEALSDSKINFPFVVKSRTGGYDGRGVVIIHSTFDLELILNEPCLVEEMAPIDKELSVIAVRNQDGSCMIYPTVSMDFHPTANLVEFLICPATIPTEIEDNAKALAKRLVDKLGIVGLLAIEMFCLTDGTIWINEIAPRPHNSGHHTLDNGATSQFENHLRALCGLPLGETNYKEIAVMINILGEEPYIGQAIYHNLDQVLAIEGVHVHLYGKTETRPYRKMGHVTITGNDLESCLEKANFVKQYFKVIA; from the coding sequence ATGGATTTCATTCCATCTCAATTTAAGATTGGTATTTTAGGAGCCGGGCAACTTGGCAAAATGCTTGCTCAAGAGGCATCAAAGCTCGATTTAAACATCCATTTTCTGGATAAAGATAAAAGTTTCCCAGCGGCTAAAGTATGTCCAAATTTTACTGAAGGTGATTTTACAAACTACGCTGACGTTCTGAATTTTGGTCGCCGAATGAATGTAGTAAGTATTGAAATCGAACATGTAAATACAAAAGCGCTCCATCAACTGCAATCTGAAGGTATTCAGGTATTTCCACAAGCACATCTATTGGATTTAATTAAGGATAAAGGCTTACAGAAATTATTTTATCAGGAACACCAGTTTCCTACAGCGCCATTTCAGCTTTTTCAAAATAAATCTGCATTGCTCGAAGCATTATCCGATTCAAAGATCAACTTTCCGTTTGTAGTAAAATCTAGAACCGGTGGCTACGATGGTCGTGGCGTAGTAATAATACATTCAACTTTTGATTTAGAATTAATTTTAAATGAACCCTGCCTGGTAGAAGAGATGGCTCCAATTGACAAGGAACTTAGTGTCATTGCGGTAAGAAATCAAGATGGATCCTGTATGATTTACCCAACGGTCTCAATGGATTTTCATCCAACAGCCAATTTGGTAGAATTCTTAATCTGTCCTGCAACCATCCCAACAGAAATTGAAGACAATGCCAAAGCATTGGCAAAACGTTTGGTCGATAAGCTTGGAATTGTTGGTTTGCTTGCAATTGAAATGTTTTGTTTAACCGATGGGACTATCTGGATTAATGAAATAGCACCTCGCCCACATAACAGTGGTCATCACACGCTCGATAATGGCGCAACCAGTCAATTTGAAAATCATCTCAGGGCCTTGTGTGGATTGCCTTTAGGAGAAACCAATTATAAAGAAATTGCCGTGATGATCAATATTCTAGGTGAAGAACCTTATATAGGTCAAGCCATTTACCATAATTTAGATCAGGTATTGGCAATTGAAGGGGTGCATGTTCATTTGTACGGAAAAACTGAAACTCGACCTTATAGAAAAATGGGCCATGTAACCATAACAGGAAATGATCTGGAATCTTGCCTTGAAAAGGCTAATTTTGTAAAACAATATTTTAAAGTGATAGCATGA
- a CDS encoding divalent-cation tolerance protein CutA: MKNKIVLFYVPFPSEKSASKISNYLLINELAVCIQAFKVISNYIWNEKITKGNECIAIIKTNKQNEKSAFQYIASNHPYEVPCIIKLKGRVNKKYASWMNELIT, translated from the coding sequence ATGAAAAACAAAATTGTATTGTTTTATGTTCCTTTTCCGTCAGAAAAATCAGCAAGCAAAATCAGCAATTATTTATTAATAAATGAATTGGCCGTTTGCATTCAAGCGTTTAAGGTTATATCCAATTATATCTGGAACGAAAAAATAACCAAAGGAAACGAATGCATTGCGATCATTAAAACCAATAAACAAAACGAAAAATCCGCTTTTCAGTATATAGCTTCAAATCATCCGTACGAAGTGCCCTGTATTATAAAATTAAAAGGGCGTGTAAATAAAAAATATGCTTCCTGGATGAATGAATTAATTACTTAG
- a CDS encoding CPBP family intramembrane metalloprotease has product MTFVFFLIINSLIELINYLFLDQTYAFQFEFFNFIALILVAASLLVLQSAAEEIILRGYLLQALSSWNKIKPVIALLVSSLLFASLHISNPEFNEYGFVPMFFAYMITAMFLGAFAILGKGLEIPIGIHAANNFYAAVIVNYKASALKTESLFILDSINIPLGLAEYIIILLLFVMIFYKMNWISHPNTLI; this is encoded by the coding sequence GTGACCTTTGTATTTTTTTTAATCATAAATTCTTTAATTGAGCTTATTAATTACCTTTTCTTAGATCAAACGTATGCTTTTCAATTTGAATTTTTTAATTTTATTGCGCTTATTCTTGTTGCTGCTAGTCTGCTGGTATTGCAATCAGCGGCAGAAGAAATAATTCTAAGAGGCTATTTACTTCAAGCGCTTTCAAGTTGGAATAAAATAAAACCAGTTATTGCATTACTAGTGAGCAGTTTGCTTTTTGCCAGTCTGCATATAAGCAACCCAGAATTTAATGAATACGGTTTTGTCCCAATGTTTTTCGCTTATATGATAACCGCAATGTTTTTAGGTGCTTTTGCAATATTAGGCAAAGGCCTTGAAATTCCAATTGGCATTCATGCGGCTAATAATTTTTACGCTGCGGTCATTGTAAATTATAAAGCCTCCGCACTAAAAACAGAATCCCTATTTATTTTGGATAGTATAAATATTCCGCTCGGATTAGCTGAATATATTATAATTCTGTTGTTGTTTGTAATGATTTTTTATAAAATGAATTGGATTTCCCATCCTAATACTTTAATTTAA
- a CDS encoding cytochrome C peroxidase — protein sequence MSGTNYKSSPYFHLFENRLQEFISIQSQLVDYMAFEDPSTHASRLRCKELIHQNRLLLKSVDFWIRYLHPNLYRKINGPLLVEWETEVFEKFEAPYKRIGAGLGLAESYLDEAAIKKDSLLNLIKSGLESSKLFLQDSITVQFNIPDHFYFANRLFLLNLAAIYTTGFECPDPNAVIPELKFMLASMPEVYAFYNQAYPSLRFPETYRNLFSEMIEFVRTQSSNLNTFDHFRFIRDYVNPLFKINQEQLVSKKLKTKNFNDYSLNNLATSIFDKTLYEGQDFKGIFRSIKNDSILNEIRALGKLLFYDPILSGNLKRACASCHQPTTFFTDTLNKTALKFDQKSSLLRSTPSLTNVIHNHLIMLDGKHIDLKSQLKDVIHNPEELNANEQTILKNIMSCNEYKTRFQKFKNYGGLSTISFEHLSAAIILYYSEFSFYEADFDLAMNQKIVLSKDVQEGFNIFMGKAKCGTCHFVPQFNGVKPPYIGSEFEVIGVPSDTFFKSISPDSGRYKINPSTETSHAFRTGSIRNASHTMPYMHQGVFRTMDEVIEFYNAGGGGGKGLSVSNQSLSTEKLELTESEKQKLKIFIETLTEHIPIQVPPASLPLSSKKELNKRKVGGEY from the coding sequence ATGTCTGGAACAAATTATAAATCCAGCCCGTATTTTCATTTATTTGAAAACCGGTTGCAAGAATTTATCTCGATTCAATCACAACTTGTTGATTATATGGCATTTGAAGATCCATCTACCCATGCCAGTCGTCTTCGTTGTAAAGAACTGATTCATCAAAATCGATTGCTTTTAAAGTCCGTAGATTTTTGGATTCGGTATTTACATCCAAACCTGTATCGAAAAATTAATGGCCCCTTGCTGGTAGAATGGGAGACCGAAGTATTTGAAAAATTTGAAGCTCCCTATAAACGAATTGGTGCTGGTTTGGGATTGGCAGAATCCTATCTAGATGAAGCAGCCATCAAAAAAGATTCACTTTTAAATTTAATCAAATCCGGTTTAGAAAGCAGTAAGCTCTTTCTTCAGGATTCTATTACAGTTCAATTTAATATTCCCGATCATTTTTATTTTGCTAACCGTTTGTTTCTGCTCAATCTTGCAGCTATTTATACAACAGGTTTTGAATGTCCCGATCCAAATGCTGTGATACCAGAATTAAAGTTTATGCTTGCTTCAATGCCAGAAGTTTACGCATTTTATAATCAGGCGTATCCTTCATTGCGCTTTCCAGAAACGTATCGGAATTTATTTTCAGAGATGATTGAGTTTGTTCGAACGCAATCTTCTAATTTAAATACATTTGATCATTTTAGGTTTATACGAGATTATGTAAATCCCTTATTCAAAATTAACCAAGAGCAACTAGTTAGTAAGAAGCTCAAAACAAAAAACTTCAATGATTACAGTTTAAACAATCTAGCAACATCTATTTTTGATAAGACCTTGTACGAAGGCCAGGATTTTAAAGGGATTTTCAGAAGCATTAAAAATGATTCAATACTCAATGAAATCAGGGCTTTGGGCAAACTTCTATTTTATGATCCTATATTATCCGGAAATTTAAAAAGAGCGTGTGCATCATGCCATCAACCGACAACATTTTTTACCGATACTTTAAATAAAACAGCTTTAAAATTTGATCAAAAATCAAGCCTATTACGAAGTACCCCCTCATTGACAAATGTTATTCACAATCATTTAATTATGTTGGATGGTAAACACATCGATTTAAAAAGTCAACTCAAGGATGTAATCCATAATCCGGAAGAACTAAATGCAAACGAACAAACCATTTTAAAAAATATAATGAGTTGCAATGAATATAAAACAAGATTTCAGAAATTTAAAAATTACGGGGGATTGTCTACAATTAGTTTTGAACATCTAAGTGCTGCGATTATTTTATATTATTCAGAGTTTAGTTTTTATGAAGCAGATTTTGATTTGGCCATGAATCAAAAAATTGTACTCTCAAAAGACGTGCAAGAAGGTTTTAATATTTTTATGGGAAAAGCAAAATGTGGAACCTGCCATTTTGTCCCACAATTTAACGGTGTAAAGCCTCCCTATATAGGCAGTGAATTTGAAGTAATTGGTGTTCCTTCCGATACGTTTTTCAAATCTATTAGTCCAGATTCCGGTCGCTATAAGATAAATCCTTCAACTGAGACCAGTCATGCATTTCGGACCGGAAGCATTCGGAATGCATCCCATACCATGCCCTATATGCATCAGGGTGTTTTTCGAACGATGGATGAGGTAATCGAATTTTATAATGCCGGAGGTGGAGGAGGGAAGGGATTATCTGTAAGCAACCAAAGTCTTTCAACTGAAAAACTTGAATTGACTGAATCAGAAAAGCAAAAATTAAAAATCTTTATTGAAACACTTACAGAACATATACCCATACAAGTACCTCCAGCTTCCTTACCTTTGTCTTCTAAAAAAGAATTAAATAAACGCAAAGTAGGCGGTGAATATTAA
- a CDS encoding nucleoside-diphosphate kinase encodes MATNRTFTMIKPDAVQSGYSGKILNQICDAGFKIVAMKFTRLSKEKAGEFYAVHAARPFYGELVDFMSSGPIVAAILEKDNAVEEFRNLIGATDPAKAAPGTIRAMYAKNVGENAVHGSDSDENAQIEGSFHFAGTEIF; translated from the coding sequence ATGGCAACGAACAGAACGTTTACGATGATAAAACCGGATGCAGTACAATCCGGCTACAGTGGAAAAATTTTAAACCAGATATGCGATGCAGGTTTCAAAATAGTTGCAATGAAATTTACCCGCTTATCCAAAGAAAAAGCAGGCGAATTTTATGCTGTTCATGCTGCACGTCCATTTTATGGAGAATTGGTTGATTTTATGTCTTCAGGTCCAATCGTAGCAGCCATTCTTGAAAAAGACAATGCAGTTGAAGAATTCAGAAACTTGATTGGGGCCACAGATCCAGCTAAAGCAGCTCCAGGAACTATACGTGCTATGTATGCAAAAAATGTAGGTGAAAATGCGGTGCATGGATCTGACTCTGATGAAAATGCTCAAATTGAGGGCAGTTTTCATTTTGCAGGAACTGAAATATTTTAG
- a CDS encoding triose-phosphate isomerase yields MVSQIRKPLVAANWKMYGKPTDALPLAIELTEGLINEAIEIAICAPFTHLDRLASIRALGIRLGAQNCHYAEKGAFTGEVSASMLVDLGCDYVIIGHSERRGLDAPESIQQRIRMAIDSGLSVIYCCGEPLTQRTSGEEWNFVSNQLQTDLESISQSDLNKIVIAYEPIWAIGTGLTASPIQAQDMHQQIRSWVQSQWGNQFALQIRIIYGGSVKASNAMDLAQMSDIDGVLVGGASLIPNEFRTIIRSFY; encoded by the coding sequence ATGGTATCACAAATAAGGAAACCCCTTGTAGCAGCAAATTGGAAAATGTATGGGAAACCAACAGATGCCTTGCCTTTGGCCATTGAATTAACTGAAGGACTTATTAATGAAGCAATTGAAATTGCTATTTGCGCTCCTTTTACCCATTTAGATCGCTTAGCTTCTATAAGGGCTTTAGGAATTCGTTTAGGTGCTCAAAACTGCCATTATGCAGAAAAAGGGGCTTTTACTGGTGAAGTTTCAGCAAGTATGCTGGTTGATCTGGGGTGTGATTATGTAATTATTGGGCATAGCGAACGCCGGGGATTGGATGCTCCAGAGAGCATTCAACAAAGAATAAGAATGGCTATAGATTCTGGCTTGTCTGTTATTTATTGTTGTGGTGAACCATTGACACAAAGAACTTCGGGCGAGGAATGGAATTTTGTATCGAATCAATTACAAACCGATTTGGAATCCATTTCTCAAAGTGATCTAAACAAAATTGTAATTGCATATGAACCCATTTGGGCCATTGGAACCGGTTTAACTGCAAGTCCAATACAAGCTCAGGACATGCATCAACAGATTCGCAGTTGGGTGCAAAGTCAATGGGGCAATCAGTTTGCACTTCAAATTCGAATTATTTATGGAGGCAGTGTCAAAGCATCAAATGCAATGGACTTAGCCCAAATGTCAGATATAGATGGCGTTCTGGTTGGTGGAGCCAGTTTAATTCCAAATGAATTCAGGACAATTATTCGAAGTTTCTATTAG
- the prfB gene encoding peptide chain release factor 2 (programmed frameshift), with amino-acid sequence MTLDQLKDLKRRLGELRGFFDVDKKKLELEDKEQQTMDPEFWSHAQRAELIMKEIKTAKNWMESFNKAQNQMDDLEVLLEFFDAGEANEEELDAKYKECVDYIDDLEFRSTLNKQEDELSCIIEINAGAGGTESCDWSAMLLRMYQMWGERNGFKVSTINYQAGDVAGIKTAEIEINGDYAYGMLKGENGVHRLVRVSPFNSQGKRMTSFSSIFVHPLIDDRIEVTINTADLDWDTFRSSGAGGQHVNKTESAVRVRHLPSGLVVECQQERSQHQNREKALQLLKSRLYERELERQFQEKSKVESTKMKNEWGSQIRSYVLDDRRVKDHRTGYQTSQTDLVLDGYIDEFLKTYMMNKTVGSAEDDD; translated from the exons ATGACCCTAGATCAACTAAAGGATTTAAAGAGAAGGCTCGGTGAGCTAAGG GGTTTCTTTGACGTCGATAAAAAGAAACTTGAATTAGAAGATAAAGAACAACAAACCATGGATCCGGAATTTTGGAGCCATGCACAGCGTGCTGAATTGATAATGAAAGAAATCAAAACTGCAAAGAATTGGATGGAGTCTTTTAATAAGGCACAGAATCAAATGGACGATCTGGAAGTTTTGCTTGAATTTTTTGATGCTGGTGAAGCCAATGAAGAAGAATTGGATGCTAAGTATAAAGAGTGCGTTGATTATATCGATGATCTTGAATTTCGTTCCACACTTAACAAGCAAGAAGATGAATTGTCATGCATTATTGAGATTAATGCTGGTGCTGGAGGTACAGAATCCTGTGATTGGTCAGCTATGCTTTTACGCATGTATCAAATGTGGGGTGAGCGTAATGGCTTCAAGGTAAGTACAATTAATTATCAGGCAGGCGATGTTGCTGGTATCAAAACAGCAGAAATTGAAATAAACGGTGATTATGCCTATGGCATGTTGAAAGGGGAAAACGGAGTCCATCGTTTAGTACGTGTAAGCCCTTTTAATTCTCAAGGTAAGCGCATGACTTCCTTTTCTTCAATATTTGTGCATCCACTGATTGATGATCGAATTGAAGTTACAATCAATACAGCCGATTTGGATTGGGATACTTTTAGATCGAGCGGTGCCGGCGGGCAGCATGTTAATAAAACAGAGTCTGCTGTGCGGGTTAGGCACTTACCTTCAGGTTTGGTGGTAGAATGTCAGCAAGAACGTTCTCAACATCAGAATCGGGAAAAAGCCTTGCAATTATTAAAATCAAGACTTTATGAGCGCGAGCTTGAACGCCAGTTTCAAGAAAAGTCTAAAGTGGAATCCACTAAAATGAAAAATGAATGGGGTTCGCAAATTCGCTCGTATGTACTAGATGATCGAAGAGTAAAAGATCACCGAACCGGATACCAAACCAGTCAAACAGATCTTGTATTGGACGGTTATATTGATGAATTTTTAAAAACCTATATGATGAATAAAACCGTAGGCTCTGCTGAAGATGATGACTAA